One stretch of Tachysurus fulvidraco isolate hzauxx_2018 chromosome 12, HZAU_PFXX_2.0, whole genome shotgun sequence DNA includes these proteins:
- the pkdccb gene encoding extracellular tyrosine-protein kinase PKDCC, protein MSSTRQQYFTLFGLALMIVCLTVVMKKWHLGLRRSFVDSALEVSSLRSALLQHIEQRQQEIARFYNVNNPSLDIQSTFPNADAFMNGTLETLGCSDLSSWTVVDVLGAGYTKTVLKVVLPQGSQVALKTVNDQGTDMRSCLEDFRDPQGCQDLVSYKLRKEIILLQRLQHPNIVKLKGQCQDSALVGGITAVLEQGTPVQMIQLLQSPWEERFRVCLGLVRLLHYLSLSPLGSVALLDFQPRQFIMVSGELKLTDLDDAIVTETQCRTSSDCVLQFPVRNFTFPCSGSGVCQGLNEMRNLYNAYRYFFIYLLPHQAPTVLKPLMDQIMNATGELKHSVNKTLEAFEEVLDVYRSGLHLQNMPPSAINDYAVLKGMATSGNKEYECWPSYNLHGCMLSVHGAAEAAHICNSHPQCNSFSLSDQKTWTGRLLASFRSSFSHLVPDVSSTVYVRTAKASAATL, encoded by the exons ATGTCTTCCACAAGACAacaatattttacacttttcGGTCTTGCTTTGATGATTGTTTGCTTGACGGTTGTTATGAAGAAATGGCACCTTGGTCTCAGGAGGAGTTTTGTGGATTCTGCTCTGGAGGTCTCGTCTTTGCGCAGCGCGTTATTACAGCACATAGAACAGAGACAGCAGGAGATCGCTCGCTTTTACAACGTAAATAATCCATCACTAGACATACAGTCGACTTTTCCCAACGCGGACGCATTTATGAATGGAACTTTGGAGACTTTGGGGTGCAGTGATTTGAGCAGCTGGACAGTTGTGGATGTTCTTGGCGCAGGTTACACAAAAACCGTGTTAAAAGTGGTTTTACCGCAGGGTTCACAAGTGGCTTTGAAAACCGTGAACGATCAGGGGACAGACATGAGATCTTGTTTGGAGGATTTCAGGGATCCACAGGGATGCCAGGATCTCGTGTCTTACAAACTGAGAAAAGAGATCATCCTGCTGCAGAGATTACAGCACCCTAATATTGTAAAG CTGAAAGGTCAGTGCCAGGACAGTGCTCTGGTGGGTGGCATCACAGCAGTGCTGGAGCAGGGAACCCCAGTGCAGATGATACAGCTCCTGCAGAGCCCCTGGGAAGAGCGCTTTCGG GTGTGTCTCGGCTTGGTCAGGCTTCTTCACTATTTGTCACTTTCTCCTCTGGGCTCTGTGGCCTTGCTGGATTTCCAGCCTCGTCAGTTTATCATGGTGTCTGGTGAGCTCAAGCTGACCGATCTGGATGATGCCATTGTAACTGAGACACAATGCAGGACAAGTTCAGATTGCGTGCTGCAGTTTCCAGTGCGCAATTTCACCTTCCCGTGCTCCGGCAGTGGCGTATGTCAAGGCCTCAATGAGATGAGGAACCTCTATAATGCTTACAG ATATTTCTTCATCTATTTGCTGCCTCATCAGGCCCCAACAGTGCTGAAACCGCTTATGGATCAGATAATGAATGCAACAG GGGAACTGAAACACAGTGTTAACAAAACACTAGAAGCCTTTGAAGAAGTCTTGGATGTATACAGATCTGGGCTACATCTACAGAACATGCCTCCATCTGCAATTAACG ACTATGCTGTGCTGAAAGGCATGGCTACATCTGGAAATAAGGAGTACGAATGCTGGCCTTCTTACAACCTTCATGGATGCATGCTGTCTGTGCACGGTGCTGCAGAGGCTGCCCACATTTGCAACTCTCACCCACAATGCAACAGCTTCTCTCTCAGTGACCAAAAGACATGGACAG GTCGACTTCTTGCTTCGTTCAGAAGCAGCTTCAGTCATCTGGTTCCAGATGTGAGCTCGACAGTCTACGTGAGGACGGCCAAAGCCTCTGCAGCAACTCTTTAA
- the disp2 gene encoding protein dispatched homolog 2 isoform X1, whose protein sequence is MDAVSICDECCVISEINQTTAEGPAPSEIPKVSLCPPDSEDAESPMTDVPIDGEHINHLSTPPSSSQLYNQVLQSHVYQSPRLKRCPCCDHQKTITDNACLNQTNTASHSDCASNAIKRVHRCSPFHQPICHNTLQCHWLQGSRDGSNYKPVQHHVVTVRTERLHKIPKNYSQVIVEYPMSVLISCAVVLLTFSIAGILIGPLPDFSDPLAGFEPHGTDIGIRLAAWAKLQESTGPGKELSLTFQQFLDYSIARDHGTSRDITSKSQHHLRHRSRRMLHTDTTQNTYFCNDPGDRYAQLVFRSENSDSLWSLKAIYSMCEMEQTQIRTNAHFKELCQVKLETVGTQSKGECCPSWSLGNFLALLNNVSSCFSLTAQQVSDSLGLLRFCAPYYHDGILVASCAERSKYGYCASVPHQCKDSSIIYQILHYMVDKDFLGPQTVEYQVPSLKYSILFLPMAKGNALMDIYLDHLEGHDLTYNNTTVTGMDLGIKQKLFKYYLSRDSIYPILTILALLLTMALYLRSFLLSAMSLVAVTLSLLTSYFFYKVVFGLLFFPLVNLMAVLVLLGSCSNQAFTFNDFWKSQLSHNPPAALEKRIHHVLQEMGYLILVSGLTSSITFYSGCISSITVVRCFAVYLGSASLINTLFALVWLPCTIVLQERNAAGASASASKPSWKPCCSKNPGGFWDTSSRKRCLFTLRQKFRGLKRGLSDTSNLIFLKVLPCGVVKFRYIWICWFAVLAAGGIYISCVDPGMKLPSSDSRATQLFRSSHPFERYDAEYRHQFMFERMKQGEDEHMTMTLIWGVTPANYNDRFNPKSNGSFTIDPEFNISSSEAQVWLRKLCEKIRNQTFYSAPPADQDAVEDNTCFVEDLIHWVSVRRCSENEDAFSFCCNNITFPYPPSVFEWCLKMMVEKQQAETRSPRNGGIRFDSQNRIAALVVVFKTSQLFSFNFSRTSNFYKQITSWFNKEISSAPPGLEKGWFVSQLLLYDLQQCLSSETLVVAGFSVALTFASLLLTTWNIPLSIYVTFAVGGSVFVTVGLLVLLEWQLNSVEALFISAAAGLSVDFAANYCISYCLAPHTDRFGRVAYSLKKMGSPVATGAGAYFVVGIIMLPATALLFRKLGIFLLLVKCVACGFATFFFQSLCCFFGPEKNCGKIIIPCAKERATESIPPSSSGAEAGNNNLSANGTFGCGTGTGSQGKRNYNKQSGRAFLCPNQHHHRQHQSRLGREPEQYELQPLACHLSDSFENSTCTSKLSNRPSVLSDDIEFCGLSPKRYYERISTESVNEEICSRHLKGCETHQAVQTSSPYKGNKTRPIVVPPGDTEKEKRFCKKCHSGPGIKLWNVSLSSSSMEDITVIETINETTKRSLSMDGAYRCHEHKRLLSCQSQSSIEGLEDSNETCLSDIEPAVSVTPPTVTEGELQPGHLNDKRDTLRLSLRETVYDSGSPGSGRGRTSQSELPVILPNSQPNLPDVWIKRDGRSEDSS, encoded by the exons ATGGACGCTGTGTCCATCTGTGATGAGTGCTGTGTGATAAGTGAAATAAACCAGACGACGGCAGAAGGACCTGCTCCAAG TGAGATCCCGAAGGTGTCATTGTGTCCCCCAGACAGTGAGGATGCAGAGTCTCCAATGACTGACGTTCCTATAGACGGGGAGCACATAAACCATCTGTCCACACCACCTTCCTCCTCTCAACTGTACAACCAAGTGTTGCAGAGTCATGTGTACCAATCACCTCGACTCAAGAGATGCCCATGTTGTGACCACCAGAAAACAATTACAGACAATGCTTGTCTGAATCAAACAAATACAGCTTCTCATTCAGACTGTGCAAGCAATGCTATCAAGAGAGTTCACAGGTGCAGTCCCTTCCACCAGCCTATATGTCACAACACATTGCAGTGTCATTGGCTACAGGGATCACGTGATGGCAGTAACTACAAGCCTGTTCAACATCATGTGGTGACAGTCAG GACTGAGAGGCTCCACAAGATTCCAAAGAA CTACTCCCAGGTCATAGTGGAATACCCGATGTCAGTTCTTATCTCATGTGCAGTAGTTCTCCTTACCTTCTCCATAGCAGGGATTTTGATCGGTCCCCTGCCAGATTTTTCTGATCCTTTAGCA GGATTTGAGCCACATGGAACAGACATTGGGATTAGACTGGCAGCCTGGGCAAAGTTGCAGGAAAGTACTGGACCTGGGAAAGAACTATCTCTGACATTTCAGCAGTTTTTGGACTACAGTATAGCACG TGATCATGGTACATCCAGAGACATCACCAGTAAATCCCAGCATCATTTAAGACATCGTTCAAGGAGAATGCTACATACAGACACTACTCAAAACACCTATTTTTGCAATGATCCAg GAGATCGCTATGCCCAACTGGTTTTCCGCTCAGAAAACTCTGACAGTCTCTGGAGTCTGAAGGCAATCTATTCCATGTGTGAAATGGAGCAAACCCAG ATCCGCACAAATGCACACTTCAAAGAACTCTGTCAGGTCAAATTGGAAACTGTTGGCACCCAGAGTAAGGGAGAGTGCTGTCCAAGCTGGTCCCTGGGGAACTTCCTGGCTCTCCTCAACAATGTCTCCTCGTGCTTCAGTCTTACAGCTCAGCAAGTGTCAGACAGTTTAGGCTTGCTCAGATTCTGTGCCCCTTACTACCATGATGGAATCCTTGTTGCATCGTGTGCAGAGAGAAGCAAATATGGCTACTGTGCATCTGTCCCACATCAGTGCAAGGACTCTAGCATTATCTATCAGATTTTACATTACATGGTGGATAAAGATTTCCTGGGGCCACAGACTGTTGAGTATCAGGTTCCATCCCTCAAGTATAGTATCCTGTTCCTACCAATGGCAAAAGGAAATGCATTAATGGATATTTATTTAGATCACCTGGAGGGTCATGATCTAACATATAACAATACCACTGTAACAGGAATGGATTTGGGGATTAAGCAAAAGCTTTTCAAATATTACCTCTCAAGAGACTCCATCTACCCTATTCTCACCATTCTTGCTCTGCTACTTACAATGGCCTTATATCTTAGATCATTCCTATTATCAGCTATGTCACTGGTTGCAGTCACATTGTCACTTTTGACATCTTATTTTTTCTACAAAGTTGTATTTGGACTACTGTTTTTTCCGCTTGTAAATCTCATGGCAGTTCTTGTCCTTTTGGGAAGTTGCTCCAATCAAGCCTTCACCTTTAATGACTTCTGGAAGTCCCAACTGAGCCATAATCCTCCAGCTGCACTGGAAAAGAGAATCCACCATGTCTTACAAGAAATGGGTTACTTGATACTGGTGTCTGGCTTGACATCCAGCATCACATTTTACTCAGGCTGCATAAGTAGCATTACAGTGGTGAGGTGTTTTGCTGTGTATCTTGGTAGTGCCTCTTTAATCAACACACTTTTTGCTCTTGTTTGGCTCCCCTGTACCATTGTTTTGCAAGAGCGAAATGCTGCAGGAGCTTCTGCTTCTGCCTCTAAGCCATCATGGAAGCCATGTTGCTCTAAAAATCCTGGTGGATTTTGGGATACAAGTTCAAGGAAGCGTTGCCTTTTCACACTGCGACAGAAATTTCGGGGTCTAAAACGTGGACTCTCGGACACatcaaatttgattttcttaaaAGTCTTACCTTGTGGTGTGGTTAAGTTTCGATACATATGGATCTGCTGGTTTGCAGTCCTGGCTGCAGGAGGCATTTATATCTCATGTGTAGACCCTGGAATGAAGCTGCCTAGCTCAGACAGTAGGGCAACTCAGCTATTTCGATCCAGTCATCCATTTGAGAGATACGATGCAGAGTACCGCCATCAGTTCATGTTTGAGCGAATGAAACAAGGAGAGGATGAACATATGACCATGACACTCATCTGGGGAGTCACACCAGCAAATTATAATGATCGTTTCAATCCAAAAAGCAATGGCTCCTTTACCATTGACCCAGAATTCAACATAAGTAGTTCTGAAGCCCAAGTGTGGTTACGAAAGCTATGTGAAAAAATTAGAAACCAGACTTTTTATTCAGCACCACCAGCAGACCAAGATGCAGTGGAAGACAATACTTGTTTTGTGGAAGATTTAATTCACTGGGTATCTGTTCGCCGTTGTTCTGAAAATGAGGATGCTTTTAGTTTCTGCTGTAACAATATTACGTTCCCCTACCCTCCGAGCGTTTTTGAGTGGTGTCTCAAAATGATGGTGGAAAAACAACAGGCAGAAACACGTTCACCTAGGAATGGGGGCATTCGTTTTGATTCACAAAATCGAATTGCAGCCCTTGTTGTGGTATTTAAGACCTCACAGCTTTTCAGCTTTAACTTCAGCAGAACTTCAAATTTCTACAAACAAATCACGTCTTGGTTCAATAAAGAGATTTCTAGCGCTCCTCCTGGCCTGGAGAAAGGCTGGTTTGTGAGCCAGTTATTGTTGTATGACCTCCAGCAATGCCTGAGCTCAGAGACTTTAGTAGTGGCAGGCTTTTCTGTAGCCCTTACATTTGCATCACTGCTGCTCACCACTTGGAATATACCTTTAAGCATTTATGTGACGTTTGCTGTAGGGGGGAGTGTTTTTGTTACTGTTGGCCTGCTTGTGCTTTTAGAATGGCAGTTAAATAGTGTGGAAGCACTGTTCATTTCAGCTGCAGCAGGCCTCTCTGTTGACTTTGCAGCCAATTATTGCATTTCCTACTGTCTGGCCCCACACACTGACAGATTCGGTAGGGTCGCATATTCTCTGAAGAAAATGGGTAGTCCAGTAGCCACAGGTGCAGGAGCATACTTTGTTGTTGGGATTATAATGCTACCAGCAACTGCACTGCTTTTCCGGAAGCTTGGAATATTTCTCCTTCTTGTAAAGTGTGTGGCTTGTGGGTTTgccacttttttctttcagtcaCTCTGTTGCTTCTTTGGTCCTGAGAAgaattgtgggaaaataatcatACCATGTGCAAAAGAGAGAGCCACAGAAAGTATACCGCCATCTTCTTCAGGTGCTGAAGCAGGAAACAACAATCTGTCAGCTAACGGTACATTTGGTTGTGGCACTGGCACAGGATCACAAGGGAAAagaaattataataaacaaagtGGCAGAGCATTCTTGTGCCCCAATCAGCACCACCACAGGCAACACCAGTCAAGGCTAGGGAGGGAGCCCGAGCAGTATGAGCTGCAACCCCTTGCCTGTCATCTAAGTGACAGCTTTGAAAATAGCACTTGCACCAGCAAGCTGTCCAACAGACCTTCTGTTCTTTCAGATGACATTGAGTTCTGTGGTCTAAGTCCAAAGCGTTATTATGAAAGAATTAGCACTGAATCTGTGAATGAGGAAATATGCAGCAGACACCTCAAAGGTTGTGAAACTCACCAAGCTGTCCAGACCTCATCCCCttacaaaggaaataaaacacgaCCCATAGTGGTACCTCCAGGGgatacagagaaagaaaagcgTTTCTGCAAGAAATGCCATAGTGGCCCTGGAATTAAACTATGGAATGTCTCCTTGTCGTCCTCTAGCATGGAAGATATCACTGTCATAGAGACTATAAATGAGACTACTAAAAGGTCGCTGTCTATGGATGGGGCCTATAGATGTCACGAACATAAAAGACTTTTGTCATGTCAGTCTCAGAGTTCCATTGAGGGGCTTGAAGATTCTAATGAGACTTGTTTGAGTGACATTGAGCCAGCAGTCTCAGTCACACCACCCACAGTGACTGAAGGAGAGCTGCAACCTGGTCACCTCAATGACAAGAGAGATACTTTGCGTCTGTCTCTGAGAGAAACAGTTTATGACTCTGGCTCCCCAGGGTCTGGAAGGGGGCGGACAAGCCAGAGTGAGCTGCCTGTAATATTACCAAACAGTCAACCGAATTTACCTGATGTTTGGATCAAGAGGGATGGAAGAAGTGAGGACAGCAGTtga
- the disp2 gene encoding protein dispatched homolog 2 isoform X2, with protein MIGELHNDHGTSRDITSKSQHHLRHRSRRMLHTDTTQNTYFCNDPGDRYAQLVFRSENSDSLWSLKAIYSMCEMEQTQIRTNAHFKELCQVKLETVGTQSKGECCPSWSLGNFLALLNNVSSCFSLTAQQVSDSLGLLRFCAPYYHDGILVASCAERSKYGYCASVPHQCKDSSIIYQILHYMVDKDFLGPQTVEYQVPSLKYSILFLPMAKGNALMDIYLDHLEGHDLTYNNTTVTGMDLGIKQKLFKYYLSRDSIYPILTILALLLTMALYLRSFLLSAMSLVAVTLSLLTSYFFYKVVFGLLFFPLVNLMAVLVLLGSCSNQAFTFNDFWKSQLSHNPPAALEKRIHHVLQEMGYLILVSGLTSSITFYSGCISSITVVRCFAVYLGSASLINTLFALVWLPCTIVLQERNAAGASASASKPSWKPCCSKNPGGFWDTSSRKRCLFTLRQKFRGLKRGLSDTSNLIFLKVLPCGVVKFRYIWICWFAVLAAGGIYISCVDPGMKLPSSDSRATQLFRSSHPFERYDAEYRHQFMFERMKQGEDEHMTMTLIWGVTPANYNDRFNPKSNGSFTIDPEFNISSSEAQVWLRKLCEKIRNQTFYSAPPADQDAVEDNTCFVEDLIHWVSVRRCSENEDAFSFCCNNITFPYPPSVFEWCLKMMVEKQQAETRSPRNGGIRFDSQNRIAALVVVFKTSQLFSFNFSRTSNFYKQITSWFNKEISSAPPGLEKGWFVSQLLLYDLQQCLSSETLVVAGFSVALTFASLLLTTWNIPLSIYVTFAVGGSVFVTVGLLVLLEWQLNSVEALFISAAAGLSVDFAANYCISYCLAPHTDRFGRVAYSLKKMGSPVATGAGAYFVVGIIMLPATALLFRKLGIFLLLVKCVACGFATFFFQSLCCFFGPEKNCGKIIIPCAKERATESIPPSSSGAEAGNNNLSANGTFGCGTGTGSQGKRNYNKQSGRAFLCPNQHHHRQHQSRLGREPEQYELQPLACHLSDSFENSTCTSKLSNRPSVLSDDIEFCGLSPKRYYERISTESVNEEICSRHLKGCETHQAVQTSSPYKGNKTRPIVVPPGDTEKEKRFCKKCHSGPGIKLWNVSLSSSSMEDITVIETINETTKRSLSMDGAYRCHEHKRLLSCQSQSSIEGLEDSNETCLSDIEPAVSVTPPTVTEGELQPGHLNDKRDTLRLSLRETVYDSGSPGSGRGRTSQSELPVILPNSQPNLPDVWIKRDGRSEDSS; from the exons ATGATTGGAGAATTACATAA TGATCATGGTACATCCAGAGACATCACCAGTAAATCCCAGCATCATTTAAGACATCGTTCAAGGAGAATGCTACATACAGACACTACTCAAAACACCTATTTTTGCAATGATCCAg GAGATCGCTATGCCCAACTGGTTTTCCGCTCAGAAAACTCTGACAGTCTCTGGAGTCTGAAGGCAATCTATTCCATGTGTGAAATGGAGCAAACCCAG ATCCGCACAAATGCACACTTCAAAGAACTCTGTCAGGTCAAATTGGAAACTGTTGGCACCCAGAGTAAGGGAGAGTGCTGTCCAAGCTGGTCCCTGGGGAACTTCCTGGCTCTCCTCAACAATGTCTCCTCGTGCTTCAGTCTTACAGCTCAGCAAGTGTCAGACAGTTTAGGCTTGCTCAGATTCTGTGCCCCTTACTACCATGATGGAATCCTTGTTGCATCGTGTGCAGAGAGAAGCAAATATGGCTACTGTGCATCTGTCCCACATCAGTGCAAGGACTCTAGCATTATCTATCAGATTTTACATTACATGGTGGATAAAGATTTCCTGGGGCCACAGACTGTTGAGTATCAGGTTCCATCCCTCAAGTATAGTATCCTGTTCCTACCAATGGCAAAAGGAAATGCATTAATGGATATTTATTTAGATCACCTGGAGGGTCATGATCTAACATATAACAATACCACTGTAACAGGAATGGATTTGGGGATTAAGCAAAAGCTTTTCAAATATTACCTCTCAAGAGACTCCATCTACCCTATTCTCACCATTCTTGCTCTGCTACTTACAATGGCCTTATATCTTAGATCATTCCTATTATCAGCTATGTCACTGGTTGCAGTCACATTGTCACTTTTGACATCTTATTTTTTCTACAAAGTTGTATTTGGACTACTGTTTTTTCCGCTTGTAAATCTCATGGCAGTTCTTGTCCTTTTGGGAAGTTGCTCCAATCAAGCCTTCACCTTTAATGACTTCTGGAAGTCCCAACTGAGCCATAATCCTCCAGCTGCACTGGAAAAGAGAATCCACCATGTCTTACAAGAAATGGGTTACTTGATACTGGTGTCTGGCTTGACATCCAGCATCACATTTTACTCAGGCTGCATAAGTAGCATTACAGTGGTGAGGTGTTTTGCTGTGTATCTTGGTAGTGCCTCTTTAATCAACACACTTTTTGCTCTTGTTTGGCTCCCCTGTACCATTGTTTTGCAAGAGCGAAATGCTGCAGGAGCTTCTGCTTCTGCCTCTAAGCCATCATGGAAGCCATGTTGCTCTAAAAATCCTGGTGGATTTTGGGATACAAGTTCAAGGAAGCGTTGCCTTTTCACACTGCGACAGAAATTTCGGGGTCTAAAACGTGGACTCTCGGACACatcaaatttgattttcttaaaAGTCTTACCTTGTGGTGTGGTTAAGTTTCGATACATATGGATCTGCTGGTTTGCAGTCCTGGCTGCAGGAGGCATTTATATCTCATGTGTAGACCCTGGAATGAAGCTGCCTAGCTCAGACAGTAGGGCAACTCAGCTATTTCGATCCAGTCATCCATTTGAGAGATACGATGCAGAGTACCGCCATCAGTTCATGTTTGAGCGAATGAAACAAGGAGAGGATGAACATATGACCATGACACTCATCTGGGGAGTCACACCAGCAAATTATAATGATCGTTTCAATCCAAAAAGCAATGGCTCCTTTACCATTGACCCAGAATTCAACATAAGTAGTTCTGAAGCCCAAGTGTGGTTACGAAAGCTATGTGAAAAAATTAGAAACCAGACTTTTTATTCAGCACCACCAGCAGACCAAGATGCAGTGGAAGACAATACTTGTTTTGTGGAAGATTTAATTCACTGGGTATCTGTTCGCCGTTGTTCTGAAAATGAGGATGCTTTTAGTTTCTGCTGTAACAATATTACGTTCCCCTACCCTCCGAGCGTTTTTGAGTGGTGTCTCAAAATGATGGTGGAAAAACAACAGGCAGAAACACGTTCACCTAGGAATGGGGGCATTCGTTTTGATTCACAAAATCGAATTGCAGCCCTTGTTGTGGTATTTAAGACCTCACAGCTTTTCAGCTTTAACTTCAGCAGAACTTCAAATTTCTACAAACAAATCACGTCTTGGTTCAATAAAGAGATTTCTAGCGCTCCTCCTGGCCTGGAGAAAGGCTGGTTTGTGAGCCAGTTATTGTTGTATGACCTCCAGCAATGCCTGAGCTCAGAGACTTTAGTAGTGGCAGGCTTTTCTGTAGCCCTTACATTTGCATCACTGCTGCTCACCACTTGGAATATACCTTTAAGCATTTATGTGACGTTTGCTGTAGGGGGGAGTGTTTTTGTTACTGTTGGCCTGCTTGTGCTTTTAGAATGGCAGTTAAATAGTGTGGAAGCACTGTTCATTTCAGCTGCAGCAGGCCTCTCTGTTGACTTTGCAGCCAATTATTGCATTTCCTACTGTCTGGCCCCACACACTGACAGATTCGGTAGGGTCGCATATTCTCTGAAGAAAATGGGTAGTCCAGTAGCCACAGGTGCAGGAGCATACTTTGTTGTTGGGATTATAATGCTACCAGCAACTGCACTGCTTTTCCGGAAGCTTGGAATATTTCTCCTTCTTGTAAAGTGTGTGGCTTGTGGGTTTgccacttttttctttcagtcaCTCTGTTGCTTCTTTGGTCCTGAGAAgaattgtgggaaaataatcatACCATGTGCAAAAGAGAGAGCCACAGAAAGTATACCGCCATCTTCTTCAGGTGCTGAAGCAGGAAACAACAATCTGTCAGCTAACGGTACATTTGGTTGTGGCACTGGCACAGGATCACAAGGGAAAagaaattataataaacaaagtGGCAGAGCATTCTTGTGCCCCAATCAGCACCACCACAGGCAACACCAGTCAAGGCTAGGGAGGGAGCCCGAGCAGTATGAGCTGCAACCCCTTGCCTGTCATCTAAGTGACAGCTTTGAAAATAGCACTTGCACCAGCAAGCTGTCCAACAGACCTTCTGTTCTTTCAGATGACATTGAGTTCTGTGGTCTAAGTCCAAAGCGTTATTATGAAAGAATTAGCACTGAATCTGTGAATGAGGAAATATGCAGCAGACACCTCAAAGGTTGTGAAACTCACCAAGCTGTCCAGACCTCATCCCCttacaaaggaaataaaacacgaCCCATAGTGGTACCTCCAGGGgatacagagaaagaaaagcgTTTCTGCAAGAAATGCCATAGTGGCCCTGGAATTAAACTATGGAATGTCTCCTTGTCGTCCTCTAGCATGGAAGATATCACTGTCATAGAGACTATAAATGAGACTACTAAAAGGTCGCTGTCTATGGATGGGGCCTATAGATGTCACGAACATAAAAGACTTTTGTCATGTCAGTCTCAGAGTTCCATTGAGGGGCTTGAAGATTCTAATGAGACTTGTTTGAGTGACATTGAGCCAGCAGTCTCAGTCACACCACCCACAGTGACTGAAGGAGAGCTGCAACCTGGTCACCTCAATGACAAGAGAGATACTTTGCGTCTGTCTCTGAGAGAAACAGTTTATGACTCTGGCTCCCCAGGGTCTGGAAGGGGGCGGACAAGCCAGAGTGAGCTGCCTGTAATATTACCAAACAGTCAACCGAATTTACCTGATGTTTGGATCAAGAGGGATGGAAGAAGTGAGGACAGCAGTtga